A genomic window from Levilactobacillus yonginensis includes:
- a CDS encoding glycosyltransferase family 4 protein — MLKINMFSAADSVKGQGVGSAYLELMNLLRTRLGDEFDVSVNKYRRVDLTHYHTINFSYYLSTFLPHRGRKVGYVHFLPETLEGSVKIPQPFRAIFYKYVIAFYKRMDHIVVVNPTFIPKLVAAGIPEEKVTYIPNFVSRDEFYPVDAQQKVALRQKYGYDDHRFTILGTGQIQERKGLFDFIKLARHNPDLQFIWAGGFSFGRMTDGYAALKKVVDDPPANLSFPGIVDRDKLVDYYDMADLFLLPSFNELFPMSVLEAFSTGTPVLLRDLDLYQAIIAGDYQPAKDYDAMNAQLQTLPTDEAALEHWHQKSLAAANRYSEEHLAGIWLKFYQQQVKER, encoded by the coding sequence ATGTTAAAAATCAACATGTTTTCTGCAGCCGATTCTGTCAAGGGTCAGGGTGTGGGGAGTGCCTACCTGGAACTTATGAATCTTTTACGGACAAGGTTGGGTGATGAGTTTGATGTATCTGTGAATAAGTACCGTCGGGTCGACCTGACGCACTATCACACGATTAATTTCTCATACTATCTCTCAACATTTCTGCCACACCGGGGCCGTAAAGTGGGCTACGTCCATTTTCTACCGGAAACATTAGAAGGCAGCGTTAAGATTCCCCAACCGTTTCGAGCAATCTTCTATAAGTATGTGATTGCTTTTTACAAACGAATGGATCACATTGTGGTGGTCAATCCGACCTTCATTCCGAAATTAGTGGCCGCCGGAATTCCTGAAGAAAAGGTGACGTACATTCCGAACTTCGTTAGCCGTGATGAATTTTATCCGGTGGATGCCCAGCAAAAGGTAGCGTTGCGGCAGAAGTATGGGTATGATGATCATCGATTCACGATACTGGGAACTGGTCAGATTCAGGAACGTAAGGGACTATTTGACTTTATCAAGCTTGCTCGTCACAATCCAGACCTCCAGTTTATCTGGGCTGGGGGCTTTTCGTTTGGACGGATGACGGATGGATATGCTGCACTGAAGAAGGTTGTCGATGACCCACCGGCTAATTTGAGTTTTCCAGGAATCGTTGATCGGGATAAACTCGTTGACTACTATGATATGGCGGACCTGTTTTTGTTGCCATCGTTTAATGAATTATTTCCCATGTCGGTCTTAGAAGCCTTCAGCACGGGGACCCCCGTTTTGCTACGGGACTTGGATCTTTACCAGGCAATTATTGCTGGGGACTATCAGCCGGCTAAGGACTACGATGCAATGAACGCGCAGCTGCAAACGTTACCGACGGATGAAGCGGCCTTAGAACATTGGCACCAGAAGAGTTTGGCGGCAGCCAACCGTTACTCTGAAGAACATTTAGCAGGGATTTGGCTTAAATTCTATCAGCAACAAGTTAAAGAGAGGTAA
- the ptsP gene encoding phosphoenolpyruvate--protein phosphotransferase, with translation MLKGIAASDGVVCGPVYRLVDPDLSCAPRSIKNLDYELKRFHQALDAATSEVETIKTRVTKNLGADGAQVFCHQISLLRDPELIKHVERIINEQRINAEVALSRAVEQLETVDQPLQDNPYLEERLTQLHQVTKRVTAHLLGVKLPDIALIDHPVILVAHELVSSEAFPTDMSNILGIITDLGGRVAHVSLLARAKGIPAVVGTQTGTAQLRDGETILMNGKLGNVTLGPSSAELYHAKTAMAKQQASSAKLAEQPNHGTLTKDGVDVLLAANMATAADLPAIIRGGAEAVGLFRTEFLYMQTDSLPSEDEQFVAYRDILQKLAPRPVVMRTLDIGGDKSLPYQVAGQTQNSFLGARAIRQSLAHQQMFRSQLRALLRASAYGNLNIMFPMISTLDEFRQAKAIYNDERSQLTAAKIPLGQIHVGMMIEVPAAAILADRFAQEVDFMSIGTNDLVGYTLAADRTDPDVAYLYQPYHPAVLRLIDSIIRAGHAAGIPVAMCGEMAGDPIAVPLLLGMGLDEFSMGANELGRTRELIGQLKAHDLASLVETVLSSASTSQEVITMVQAVAPNVIK, from the coding sequence ATGCTCAAGGGAATTGCCGCGAGTGATGGTGTGGTCTGCGGGCCGGTCTACCGACTGGTTGATCCAGACCTCAGCTGTGCACCCCGGTCAATCAAAAATCTTGATTACGAATTGAAACGATTCCATCAGGCCCTTGACGCTGCTACCTCGGAAGTTGAGACGATTAAAACTCGCGTAACGAAGAACCTGGGCGCTGATGGTGCTCAGGTTTTTTGTCACCAAATTTCCCTGTTGAGGGACCCTGAACTGATCAAACACGTTGAGCGGATTATTAATGAGCAGCGTATCAATGCCGAAGTGGCACTGAGCCGGGCCGTCGAGCAACTAGAAACAGTTGACCAGCCGTTGCAAGACAATCCGTATTTGGAAGAACGATTGACGCAGCTTCATCAGGTGACTAAACGTGTGACTGCCCATTTATTAGGGGTTAAATTACCGGACATTGCGCTGATTGATCATCCCGTTATTTTGGTGGCCCACGAGCTGGTTTCTAGCGAGGCTTTTCCGACGGACATGTCGAATATTCTAGGGATTATTACAGACTTGGGTGGCCGGGTTGCTCACGTTTCCTTACTTGCACGGGCCAAGGGGATTCCAGCGGTTGTCGGAACGCAAACCGGTACCGCGCAGTTGCGAGATGGCGAAACAATTTTGATGAACGGAAAGCTAGGCAACGTTACATTGGGGCCAAGCTCAGCCGAATTGTACCACGCTAAGACGGCGATGGCGAAGCAACAGGCAAGCTCAGCTAAGTTGGCGGAGCAGCCGAATCATGGGACCCTGACGAAGGATGGGGTAGATGTTTTGTTGGCCGCCAATATGGCGACGGCCGCTGATCTGCCTGCGATTATTCGAGGCGGTGCTGAGGCAGTGGGGTTGTTCCGCACGGAATTTCTCTACATGCAGACCGATTCATTACCTTCTGAGGATGAGCAGTTCGTGGCGTACCGTGATATTTTACAAAAATTAGCGCCACGTCCCGTGGTTATGCGGACGCTAGATATCGGTGGAGACAAATCGTTACCCTATCAGGTGGCTGGTCAAACGCAGAATTCGTTTCTGGGAGCACGGGCCATTCGCCAGAGTCTGGCGCATCAACAGATGTTCCGCAGTCAGTTGCGGGCTCTCCTACGGGCGTCAGCGTATGGTAATCTCAATATTATGTTTCCCATGATTTCGACGTTAGATGAGTTTCGGCAGGCCAAAGCCATTTATAATGATGAACGTTCTCAGCTCACAGCTGCTAAGATACCTTTGGGGCAAATTCACGTGGGTATGATGATTGAGGTCCCTGCGGCAGCAATCTTAGCGGACCGTTTTGCACAAGAAGTGGATTTCATGAGTATTGGGACCAATGATCTCGTTGGCTATACTTTAGCAGCAGATCGAACGGATCCTGACGTGGCCTATCTGTATCAGCCTTACCATCCGGCCGTATTACGGTTGATCGATAGTATTATTCGGGCCGGTCATGCGGCTGGTATCCCGGTGGCGATGTGTGGTGAAATGGCCGGTGATCCGATTGCCGTGCCGCTATTGCTGGGGATGGGGCTTGATGAGTTTTCAATGGGCGCCAATGAACTTGGGCGTACGCGTGAGTTGATTGGGCAATTAAAAGCCCATGACCTAGCGTCCTTAGTGGAGACCGTGCTAAGCTCGGCCAGTACCAGCCAAGAGGTTATCACGATGGTTCAGGCGGTAGCCCCAAACGTTATTAAATGA
- a CDS encoding glycosyltransferase family 4 protein, producing MNIGIFTDTYFPQVSGVATSIKTLRDQLEKQGHQVYIFTTTDPHVEKNVYERNVFRFSSIPFVSFTDRRIAVRGLFQAYQIAKELNLDVVHTQTEFSMGWIGKFVARNLEIPCLHTYHTMYEDYLHYVANGKILKPVHVKQGTLAFCYHLTGVVAPSDRVLTTLTDYGVKVPIRVIPTGVNLHQYEQPDTANLRRQLGYEPDTPVILSLSRLAYEKNIKASIAAMPQILAQVPNAQLLIVGEGPAHEDLVKQTEEAGLTDHVSFTGEVSNDEVFRYYHMANVFLSSSDSESQGLTYIEAMAAGTKIVVMASPYADDLLSSRTLGVTYRTTDTMIKNVVDYLLHGDEEQDPDLLTRTLSEISADTFGQHVIEFYRDAQASYERSHEDTPDFTD from the coding sequence ATGAACATTGGCATATTTACGGATACCTATTTCCCTCAAGTAAGTGGGGTAGCAACGTCCATCAAGACGTTACGGGACCAGCTGGAAAAGCAGGGCCATCAGGTCTACATATTCACCACGACCGACCCGCACGTTGAGAAGAATGTTTATGAACGCAACGTTTTTCGGTTCTCAAGTATTCCGTTCGTGTCCTTTACTGACCGCCGAATTGCTGTCCGGGGGCTGTTTCAAGCTTACCAGATTGCGAAGGAGTTAAATTTGGATGTGGTCCACACCCAGACTGAGTTTTCGATGGGCTGGATCGGTAAGTTTGTGGCGCGGAATTTGGAGATTCCGTGTCTACACACCTACCACACCATGTATGAAGATTATTTGCATTACGTGGCGAATGGTAAAATTCTTAAGCCCGTTCATGTTAAACAGGGGACGTTAGCTTTTTGTTATCACCTAACAGGGGTGGTGGCACCGAGTGACCGGGTGCTGACGACTTTAACTGATTATGGGGTCAAGGTACCGATTCGAGTTATTCCGACCGGGGTCAATTTACACCAGTACGAGCAACCCGATACGGCTAACTTACGGCGACAGTTGGGTTATGAGCCGGATACGCCGGTCATTTTATCACTGAGTCGATTAGCTTACGAGAAAAACATTAAGGCTAGCATTGCGGCGATGCCTCAGATTTTGGCGCAGGTGCCTAACGCGCAGTTGCTAATTGTTGGGGAAGGCCCTGCTCATGAAGATTTGGTTAAGCAGACGGAAGAAGCTGGCTTGACTGATCACGTTTCCTTTACCGGTGAAGTCAGTAATGATGAGGTTTTTCGATACTATCACATGGCTAATGTGTTTCTGTCGTCTTCCGATTCGGAATCGCAGGGGCTAACGTACATTGAAGCCATGGCAGCTGGTACCAAGATTGTGGTCATGGCGAGTCCATATGCGGACGACTTATTATCCAGCCGGACTTTAGGGGTGACCTATCGTACGACTGATACCATGATTAAAAATGTGGTCGATTACCTGCTTCATGGGGATGAAGAGCAGGATCCTGATTTGTTGACGCGGACGTTATCTGAGATTTCAGCGGATACGTTTGGTCAACACGTGATTGAATTTTATCGGGACGCACAGGCTAGTTATGAGCGCTCACACGAGGATACCCCGGACTTTACTGATTAG
- a CDS encoding AAA family ATPase, translating into MLCQNCHRNEATIHLYMSVNGQRQQVDLCQNCYQLLKQQQNDSGNGGGRMAQDPFGFGNLDDIFRAMQGGNNNQADYRQSSAQNGQPTQPSGGQGSGGKGLLSQYGLNLTQLAKDGKIDPVIGRDKETAQVIEILNRRTKNNPVLIGEAGVGKTAVIEGLAERIVEGNVPEKLANKQIIRLDVVSLVQGTGIRGQFEQRMQQLMKEVQSSPDIILFIDEIHEIMGAGNAEGGMDAGNVLKPALARGDFQLIGATTLNEYRDIEKDQALARRFQPVTVDEPSADEAVEILKGIQKKYEDYHHVHYTNDAIEAAVRLSDRYIQDRYLPDKAIDLLDEAGSRKNLTINVADPKAIDEKIKAAEDQKQAALKQEDYEKAAYYRDQVTKLEKSKESATNASDNQSAEVTVKDMQDIVEEKTSIPVGELQAKEQHQLQSLAPDLEKHVIGQNEAVDKVARAIRRNRIGLNGTGRPIGSFLFVGPTGVGKTELAKQLADELFGSADAMVRFDMSEYMEPHSISKLIGSPPGYVGYEEAGQLTEQVRRHPYTLILLDEIEKAHPDVMNMFLQILDDGRLTDSQGRTVSFKDTLIIMTSNAGTGDAEANVGFGAAAEGTTHSVLGNLTNYFKPEFLNRFDDIIEFNSLSKENLMNIVDLMIGDVNQMLAGQGLHIHVTEPVEEQLVAKGYNPAMGARPLRRVIQEEIEDRIADFYLDHSDVKNLVAKIEDGKITLAADNDAPKPSTEASDDASSSK; encoded by the coding sequence ATGCTATGTCAAAATTGCCACCGCAATGAAGCAACAATTCACCTCTACATGAGCGTGAACGGGCAGCGGCAACAAGTTGACCTATGCCAAAATTGTTACCAACTGCTTAAGCAGCAACAAAACGATTCTGGAAATGGAGGTGGCCGTATGGCACAAGATCCATTCGGCTTTGGTAACCTGGATGATATTTTCCGGGCCATGCAAGGCGGAAACAATAACCAAGCAGATTACCGGCAATCTTCCGCACAAAACGGTCAGCCAACCCAACCATCCGGTGGTCAAGGTTCCGGCGGGAAAGGCCTACTCAGTCAGTACGGCCTAAACCTAACGCAACTCGCTAAGGATGGCAAGATTGACCCCGTCATTGGCCGGGACAAAGAGACGGCTCAAGTCATCGAAATTCTCAACCGCCGGACTAAGAACAACCCCGTTCTAATTGGGGAAGCCGGTGTTGGGAAGACTGCGGTCATCGAAGGTCTTGCGGAACGCATTGTCGAAGGCAACGTTCCCGAAAAACTTGCCAACAAACAAATTATCCGTTTAGATGTCGTATCCCTAGTTCAAGGAACCGGGATTCGCGGTCAGTTTGAACAACGGATGCAACAACTGATGAAGGAAGTTCAGTCTAGTCCTGACATCATCCTGTTCATTGATGAAATTCATGAAATTATGGGTGCTGGGAACGCCGAAGGTGGCATGGACGCCGGCAATGTTTTGAAGCCCGCCCTCGCTCGTGGTGATTTCCAATTGATTGGGGCTACGACGTTAAATGAATACCGCGACATTGAAAAAGATCAAGCTTTGGCACGGCGGTTCCAACCCGTAACGGTGGACGAACCTAGCGCTGACGAAGCGGTTGAGATCTTAAAGGGTATTCAGAAGAAGTATGAAGACTACCACCACGTTCACTACACGAACGACGCCATTGAAGCTGCTGTTCGTTTATCCGATCGGTACATCCAAGACCGTTACCTACCCGATAAGGCCATTGACCTGTTGGATGAGGCCGGTTCCCGGAAGAACCTGACAATCAACGTGGCTGATCCAAAAGCCATTGACGAAAAGATCAAGGCAGCTGAAGATCAGAAACAAGCAGCTTTGAAACAGGAAGACTACGAAAAGGCTGCCTACTACCGTGACCAGGTCACCAAACTAGAAAAGTCCAAAGAATCCGCAACGAATGCGTCCGACAATCAATCCGCGGAAGTTACCGTCAAGGATATGCAGGACATCGTCGAAGAAAAGACGTCCATCCCTGTTGGTGAGTTACAGGCGAAAGAACAGCATCAACTACAGAGTTTGGCTCCTGACCTTGAGAAACACGTCATTGGTCAAAATGAGGCTGTCGACAAGGTTGCCCGGGCTATTCGTCGTAACCGTATTGGTTTAAACGGAACGGGTCGCCCAATTGGCTCCTTCCTGTTCGTTGGACCAACTGGTGTTGGGAAGACGGAATTAGCTAAGCAATTAGCTGATGAGCTCTTTGGTTCAGCCGATGCAATGGTACGCTTCGACATGTCTGAGTACATGGAGCCGCATTCCATTTCGAAGCTGATTGGGTCACCACCTGGCTATGTCGGCTATGAAGAAGCGGGCCAGCTAACCGAACAAGTTCGACGTCACCCGTATACGTTGATTCTGTTGGATGAAATTGAGAAGGCGCACCCCGACGTCATGAACATGTTCCTACAAATTCTTGACGACGGCCGCTTGACCGACTCACAAGGACGGACCGTTTCCTTCAAGGATACGCTGATCATCATGACCAGTAACGCTGGTACCGGAGACGCTGAAGCCAACGTTGGTTTCGGCGCTGCCGCTGAAGGAACCACTCACTCCGTCTTGGGCAACTTAACCAACTACTTCAAGCCGGAATTTTTGAACCGTTTTGACGATATTATTGAATTCAACTCACTCAGCAAGGAAAACTTGATGAACATTGTTGATTTGATGATTGGTGACGTTAACCAGATGCTGGCTGGCCAAGGCCTCCACATCCACGTAACGGAACCCGTCGAAGAGCAACTGGTGGCTAAGGGCTATAACCCAGCCATGGGAGCTCGACCATTACGGCGAGTGATTCAAGAAGAAATTGAGGATCGCATTGCTGACTTCTACCTCGACCACAGTGACGTTAAGAACTTAGTCGCGAAGATTGAGGACGGTAAGATTACTCTGGCCGCCGATAACGACGCCCCAAAGCCTTCTACTGAAGCTAGTGACGATGCTTCATCTTCCAAATAA
- a CDS encoding phosphocarrier protein HPr, whose product MEKREFHVTAETGIHARPATLLVQAASKFNSEVSLQYQDKSVNLKSIMGVMSLGVGQNADITITTDGDDEADAMSAVAETMKKEGLSD is encoded by the coding sequence ATGGAAAAACGCGAATTTCATGTTACAGCAGAAACTGGGATCCATGCACGTCCCGCAACTTTATTAGTACAAGCAGCCAGCAAGTTTAACTCTGAAGTTAGCTTGCAGTACCAAGACAAGTCCGTTAACTTGAAGTCTATCATGGGTGTTATGTCCTTGGGTGTTGGCCAAAATGCCGACATTACCATTACGACTGACGGTGATGACGAAGCTGACGCCATGAGTGCTGTGGCTGAAACGATGAAAAAAGAGGGTTTGTCTGACTAA
- a CDS encoding MucBP domain-containing protein: protein MAFFDWLRNLIEPNQKRPVRRPRHAIQRPQRSLDSVPHEPTVTPAPSATPVTPPIQLTKNPDFYVSEQPQALPQATLVIRLVDIHDQALQPALVLTGNLGSSVHFHFPEILGYALWDIHGFTQDFISPYGLTTLIYDRCWGQPVISYLVDFDSGKLLQLPVIHRGRLDESFSLTPPDLTNYHIFQAQGRQRGTFTDQNQQVVYFYRRKSWQTVQRVHQFVRLTTDHDVFDEPAGQLYGYQFPASSLWRLFGIITLTDGSVWYNLGGEQWLNAAETTTQDHRQTTLELPHRRNWHPQPFSQMGTVDYVPGKAVSYYQEPYGEVAGQLKHGTDLDIRVRIVDDQHLVWFQIGPDAYINARYVKLAPTENI from the coding sequence ATGGCATTTTTTGACTGGCTACGTAATCTGATTGAACCTAATCAGAAACGCCCCGTTCGGCGACCGCGACACGCCATTCAACGACCACAACGGTCACTGGATTCGGTTCCACACGAACCGACGGTAACCCCAGCGCCAAGTGCCACGCCCGTTACCCCACCCATTCAGTTGACTAAGAATCCCGACTTTTACGTCTCTGAACAACCACAAGCTTTGCCCCAAGCAACGTTAGTCATTCGCTTGGTGGACATTCATGACCAGGCCCTTCAACCGGCACTTGTGCTGACCGGTAACCTAGGTAGCTCGGTTCATTTTCATTTTCCCGAAATCCTGGGGTATGCGCTCTGGGATATTCACGGGTTCACACAAGACTTCATCTCTCCCTACGGTTTGACGACGCTAATCTATGACCGTTGCTGGGGCCAACCGGTTATCAGCTACTTAGTCGACTTCGACTCCGGCAAACTGCTACAACTTCCCGTGATTCATCGCGGCCGGTTAGACGAAAGCTTCTCCCTAACCCCACCCGACCTGACCAACTACCACATTTTTCAGGCACAGGGACGTCAACGGGGAACCTTTACAGACCAGAACCAACAAGTGGTTTACTTTTACCGACGTAAGTCCTGGCAAACGGTACAACGCGTTCATCAATTTGTCCGCTTAACCACCGACCATGACGTCTTCGACGAGCCAGCCGGACAGCTCTACGGTTACCAGTTCCCAGCAAGCTCGTTATGGCGCCTATTTGGTATCATCACGCTAACCGATGGGAGTGTGTGGTACAACCTGGGCGGTGAGCAGTGGTTGAACGCGGCTGAGACGACCACCCAGGACCACCGGCAAACCACGCTAGAATTGCCGCACCGTCGCAACTGGCACCCCCAACCTTTCAGTCAGATGGGGACCGTTGATTACGTGCCAGGCAAAGCCGTCTCCTACTATCAGGAACCCTACGGTGAAGTAGCTGGCCAACTTAAACATGGCACTGACCTGGACATTCGCGTGCGGATCGTTGATGACCAGCACCTCGTCTGGTTCCAGATTGGTCCGGACGCCTATATCAACGCTCGTTACGTGAAACTAGCACCTACTGAAAATATCTAA
- a CDS encoding cation-translocating P-type ATPase, whose translation MNNVELTGQDGLTTQQAQMQLAQVGANELVAARKPRWWQQVAHHLSDVSSLVLLFAVGLATYMAVAQGGGWTKPLVIGAILIINVVIGMYQEASAEKALAALQSMSLPTTTVRRDGIAQSLPAKDVVPGDLVLLKAGDQVPADGIVLSSTNLAVDEAVLTGESVPVVKETLTDVTALRDTHQVFSGTAVTAGTAVAQVVTTGMATELGQIAGLLNKTKKRATPLQGRLNRLSGWLTSFAIIGGFIIFALSIWMQNQGMADSLMIGISLAVAAVPETLPIIVTISLAHGVKRMAKRNAIMRRVNAVETIGGVDVIASDKTGTLTQNQMTITRYWTPNTQNSMAAEHLSPAGANLMKYLGLATNAEIQVVAGEEKTTGDPTELAIVRWLASHDHSRQAFEHTAPRVAEDPFDSTKKTMATIHQLSDDEQLVIVKGAFDRLPVAWRQGEQAQAQQIHDEFGKKALRVLSVGYKVVPTTTKVEWTSLATDLTFAGLVGIIDPPRPEVIPAIREAKRAGIKPVMITGDHMVTAEAIAREIGLLTAGQLVMSGDELRTLTDDELAAKIQNVAVYARVSPTDKIRIVQAWQQAGKTVAMTGDGVNDAPALKAADVGIAMGITGTEVSKGAADMVLTDDNFATIIAAVKEGRTVYQNILKAVEFLVGVNFAQIFLMVGAVLMGWGAPLLAEQLLLINVLADGIPGFYISREPGEKEAMEQPPVANEESLFARGLGSRLALRATTFTFLTLGVYALGRFVLTNDQATVGMTMTFLVLAVGSMIDIYAIKDRQPLTLGSLRRNPVLNWSLLLAVALVILIATVPGLQAMFGLVSLPAVAWLVVVPGMFLPTLVLELAKRVQQQRPAQLWAELD comes from the coding sequence ATGAACAATGTAGAATTGACGGGCCAGGATGGGCTGACAACGCAACAAGCGCAGATGCAATTGGCTCAGGTTGGCGCTAACGAATTGGTGGCAGCGCGGAAACCACGGTGGTGGCAACAGGTCGCCCACCATTTAAGTGACGTTTCCTCCTTAGTCCTACTGTTCGCCGTGGGACTGGCAACGTACATGGCCGTAGCTCAGGGTGGGGGCTGGACGAAGCCACTGGTTATCGGCGCCATTCTGATCATCAACGTGGTGATTGGGATGTACCAGGAAGCCTCGGCCGAAAAGGCGTTAGCGGCACTGCAATCCATGAGCTTACCGACCACGACTGTTCGGCGGGATGGGATTGCTCAGTCTCTACCGGCAAAGGATGTTGTGCCGGGCGATCTCGTGTTGTTAAAAGCAGGGGACCAGGTTCCCGCGGACGGCATTGTCCTGTCCAGCACAAACTTGGCCGTGGACGAAGCCGTGTTGACTGGAGAAAGTGTCCCAGTCGTGAAGGAGACACTGACAGACGTCACTGCATTGCGGGACACCCACCAGGTCTTTTCCGGAACGGCCGTGACTGCTGGAACAGCGGTGGCTCAGGTCGTCACTACGGGAATGGCAACTGAATTGGGCCAAATTGCCGGTTTGTTGAACAAGACGAAAAAACGGGCTACTCCGTTGCAGGGGCGTTTAAACCGACTTTCCGGTTGGCTGACTAGTTTTGCTATTATTGGGGGCTTCATCATTTTTGCCCTGAGTATCTGGATGCAAAATCAAGGGATGGCGGACAGCTTAATGATTGGGATTTCGCTGGCAGTGGCTGCCGTTCCCGAAACGTTGCCGATTATTGTCACTATCAGCTTAGCTCATGGGGTCAAACGGATGGCGAAGCGTAACGCCATTATGCGGCGGGTCAATGCCGTTGAAACAATTGGGGGCGTTGATGTGATTGCCTCGGATAAGACGGGGACTTTGACGCAAAATCAGATGACCATTACACGGTACTGGACGCCGAATACGCAGAATTCGATGGCTGCAGAACATTTGTCACCAGCGGGAGCCAATCTGATGAAGTACTTGGGTTTGGCGACGAACGCAGAAATCCAAGTGGTGGCCGGCGAGGAAAAGACGACTGGTGATCCCACCGAATTGGCAATCGTGCGGTGGTTAGCGAGTCATGATCACAGTCGGCAAGCTTTTGAGCACACCGCACCGCGGGTTGCTGAAGACCCATTCGATTCTACCAAGAAAACGATGGCGACGATTCACCAGCTTTCAGATGATGAGCAGCTTGTTATTGTGAAGGGCGCCTTTGACCGGCTACCCGTGGCTTGGCGTCAGGGTGAACAGGCTCAGGCCCAGCAGATTCATGATGAATTTGGGAAGAAGGCACTTCGTGTTCTGTCAGTGGGATACAAAGTGGTGCCAACCACGACCAAGGTGGAATGGACGAGTTTAGCCACTGATTTGACGTTTGCTGGATTAGTGGGAATCATCGATCCACCCCGGCCGGAAGTAATTCCAGCTATCCGAGAAGCTAAACGGGCAGGGATTAAACCTGTAATGATCACAGGGGACCACATGGTGACTGCGGAGGCAATTGCCAGAGAAATTGGTCTATTGACGGCTGGGCAACTGGTGATGTCAGGCGATGAACTGCGAACGCTAACGGATGATGAGTTAGCCGCAAAGATTCAGAACGTTGCGGTCTACGCGCGAGTGTCGCCAACCGATAAGATTCGAATCGTTCAGGCCTGGCAGCAGGCCGGTAAGACGGTCGCGATGACTGGTGATGGTGTCAACGATGCGCCCGCATTGAAGGCGGCCGACGTTGGAATTGCCATGGGAATCACGGGGACCGAAGTTTCCAAGGGTGCTGCGGATATGGTTTTAACCGATGATAATTTTGCAACGATTATCGCGGCAGTCAAGGAAGGTCGAACGGTCTACCAAAATATTTTGAAAGCCGTTGAATTCCTAGTTGGTGTGAACTTCGCTCAGATTTTCTTGATGGTCGGTGCGGTCCTGATGGGGTGGGGTGCCCCGCTGTTAGCGGAACAGCTCCTATTGATTAATGTGCTAGCCGATGGAATTCCTGGCTTTTATATCAGTCGGGAACCAGGTGAAAAGGAGGCCATGGAACAACCACCGGTGGCCAACGAAGAAAGTCTCTTCGCCCGTGGATTAGGGAGTCGATTAGCCCTCCGAGCGACGACATTTACCTTTCTGACACTTGGTGTGTACGCTCTGGGTCGGTTCGTTCTGACTAACGACCAAGCAACGGTTGGAATGACAATGACCTTCCTCGTATTGGCCGTTGGGTCCATGATTGATATTTACGCCATTAAAGATCGTCAGCCGCTGACACTAGGGAGTCTGCGCCGTAATCCGGTGCTCAATTGGTCCCTCCTGTTGGCAGTAGCGTTGGTAATCCTGATTGCCACGGTGCCGGGGCTGCAAGCAATGTTTGGCCTCGTTTCCTTGCCAGCGGTTGCTTGGCTGGTGGTAGTTCCAGGGATGTTCTTGCCAACACTGGTGTTAGAACTAGCGAAACGTGTCCAGCAGCAACGCCCAGCACAATTGTGGGCCGAACTGGACTAG